The sequence GAAATAGCCCCATCCTCCCGACCGGCAAACGGCTCTTCAACGCGCCGGCTTCCATTCCGTCTTTGGCGGCTCGGGCAGGCCCTGCGCCCGAAAGGCGTTTCGAAAGTGCATTTTGGCGACCTTACTGAGGCCGTCCGTTCCGTGCTTCGCGACAAACTCATTGGCGGCTTCGTCCACGGCGCCAGAGGCACCCTTCGGCAATTTGACTCCGAACTGTTTCTCCAGCGCCGCGAGGCGCGTGACGAATTCATCACGGGCAAGAATCGAGGCCGCGGCCACGGCAAGATCCGCTTCCGCCTTGTGCCGTTGGATCAGTTCAATCTCGCGTCCCAACCCCATCAAAGCGTTCGCGACGGTCGCCTTGTTCGCGGCGAACTGGTCGCTGATGGCCCGGACCGGCGGCGGATTCATCCGATGCTTCTGGCCCATCAGATTTTCGATCACGCGCGCGTGGCCCCACGCCAGGATCGCGTTCACGCTCTTCATCCGGCCGTACAGCCGGTTGTAGGCCTCGTTCCCGATTGGCACCACGCTCGTCACGCAACCGGGGGTCTCACGGATCAGTTTCGCCAGATCGGCGATCTTCCGGTCGCTGGAGATGTTTTTGGAGTCGCGAATGCCCGCATCTTTCCATGCCTTCACCACCGCCTCGTTCACATAGGCGCCGGCGATGCACAGCGGCCCGAAAAAATCTCCCTTGCCACTTTCGTCCACGCCCAGCCGCGGCAGCAGCAGCTCCGGGTTCAGCACGGTCTCGTAACCGAGCCGCGCCTGTTTCAATATTCCCGGTTCGAGCACGAACTCGACGAAGTCCTGCGTCCCCTTCCCCTGCACCACCAATTTGCCGCTCTCGTAAAAAACCACGTTGAGTTTCTCCTTGTCCGCGGCGAACCGCGCGTAGGGCACTTCGCGAAAT is a genomic window of Candidatus Angelobacter sp. containing:
- the rnhC gene encoding ribonuclease HIII, whose amino-acid sequence is MKPLTSYTCVLAGLEAGALERYLREHGYEFREVPYARFAADKEKLNVVFYESGKLVVQGKGTQDFVEFVLEPGILKQARLGYETVLNPELLLPRLGVDESGKGDFFGPLCIAGAYVNEAVVKAWKDAGIRDSKNISSDRKIADLAKLIRETPGCVTSVVPIGNEAYNRLYGRMKSVNAILAWGHARVIENLMGQKHRMNPPPVRAISDQFAANKATVANALMGLGREIELIQRHKAEADLAVAAASILARDEFVTRLAALEKQFGVKLPKGASGAVDEAANEFVAKHGTDGLSKVAKMHFRNAFRAQGLPEPPKTEWKPAR